A genomic segment from Burkholderia plantarii encodes:
- a CDS encoding DUF6150 family protein has protein sequence MARIYQTNNMGEAHFRVNLSDRGTADLLVHRVGSWGLAHGDARWFITRDKQEADVWLYFTSLGMAQLKVCFVDSYGEAGWQHAHPLQGRFRR, from the coding sequence ATGGCACGCATCTACCAGACCAACAACATGGGCGAGGCGCATTTTCGCGTCAACCTGTCCGACCGCGGCACCGCCGACCTGCTCGTCCACCGCGTCGGCAGCTGGGGGCTCGCGCATGGCGACGCGCGCTGGTTCATCACGCGCGACAAGCAGGAGGCGGATGTATGGCTGTACTTCACGAGCCTCGGCATGGCGCAGCTCAAGGTCTGCTTCGTCGACAGCTACGGCGAAGCGGGCTGGCAGCACGCCCACCCGCTGCAGGGGCGTTTCCGGCGCTGA
- a CDS encoding sigma 54-interacting transcriptional regulator — translation MNQSSRLNMLGSSDAMEAVRRQIEKIAGVDVPVTVLGETGTGKELAVRAIHYLSERRQAPFVPVNCGALPEALVESELFGHERGAFTDAKLVSDGLIGEAEGGTLFLDEIDALGLKAQAALLRFMQDGSYRRVGGTRIRFADVRVVVATNADLAALAETRQFRRDLLYRLDVVMLRIPPVRERGGDVVELAEAFLDRLRTRYAKPAMRLHETSYPHLRGHAWPGNVRELENAVHRAFLLSEDSFVRLGGAACEPDADSAASAGARPFKTERAAAIASFEVDYLRRLLAEANGNLSQAARLAGEERSAFGKLVRKHGLVRDRSN, via the coding sequence ATGAACCAGAGTTCCCGTCTCAACATGCTCGGCTCGTCCGACGCCATGGAGGCGGTCAGACGCCAGATCGAGAAGATCGCGGGCGTCGACGTGCCGGTAACCGTGCTCGGCGAGACCGGCACGGGCAAGGAGCTCGCGGTGCGGGCCATCCATTACCTCAGCGAGCGCCGGCAGGCGCCGTTCGTTCCCGTCAATTGCGGCGCGCTGCCGGAAGCGCTCGTCGAAAGCGAGCTGTTCGGCCATGAGCGCGGCGCGTTCACCGACGCCAAGCTCGTCAGCGACGGCCTGATCGGCGAGGCCGAGGGCGGCACGCTGTTCCTCGACGAAATCGATGCGCTCGGCCTGAAGGCGCAGGCCGCGCTGCTGCGCTTCATGCAGGACGGCAGCTACCGGCGCGTGGGCGGCACCCGGATTCGCTTCGCGGACGTGCGCGTGGTGGTGGCCACCAACGCCGATCTCGCCGCGCTGGCCGAGACGCGGCAGTTCCGGCGCGACCTGCTGTACCGCCTCGACGTGGTGATGCTGCGGATTCCGCCCGTGCGCGAGCGCGGCGGCGACGTGGTCGAGCTGGCCGAGGCGTTCCTCGACCGGCTGCGCACGCGCTACGCGAAACCCGCGATGCGCCTTCACGAAACCTCGTACCCGCATCTGCGCGGCCACGCGTGGCCGGGCAACGTGCGCGAACTCGAGAACGCCGTGCATCGCGCCTTCCTGTTGAGCGAGGATAGTTTCGTGCGGCTCGGCGGCGCGGCCTGCGAGCCCGACGCGGACAGCGCCGCGTCCGCCGGCGCGCGCCCGTTCAAGACCGAGCGCGCGGCGGCGATCGCCAGCTTCGAGGTCGATTACCTGCGGCGGCTGCTGGCCGAGGCGAACGGCAATCTCTCGCAGGCCGCGCGGCTCGCGGGCGAGGAGCGCAGCGCGTTCGGCAAGCTGGTGCGCAAGCACGGCCTCGTGCGCGATCGCTCGAACTGA
- a CDS encoding RebB family R body protein, with protein MADKVNEQVTDAVTQTNVNVVAGSPAQALGTLYQMFSQAVGISAQNMTQQQAALNQISNAVVSKAVAMILSVEASPKGASGGTPPTGKDGK; from the coding sequence GTGGCAGACAAAGTCAATGAGCAGGTAACCGATGCGGTGACGCAGACCAACGTCAACGTCGTCGCGGGATCCCCGGCCCAGGCATTGGGCACGCTTTACCAGATGTTCAGCCAGGCAGTCGGCATTTCGGCGCAGAACATGACGCAGCAGCAGGCGGCGTTGAACCAGATTTCCAACGCCGTGGTGTCGAAGGCGGTGGCCATGATCCTGTCGGTCGAGGCGTCGCCGAAGGGCGCATCGGGCGGCACGCCGCCCACCGGGAAGGACGGCAAGTAG
- a CDS encoding RNA polymerase sigma factor, translated as MTTSNQHAAPPPETPAQQLDRTWREMQGKLRRRARLLCKGDIHRADELLSDTALKVHIYLQRTPERVRNLSGFLFLALNHAFLDGARRRLRENGLLEFDPGWDDDHAVELAGHTPSAEQQLLLRQQLLRLEQALSALPPHQQQLFTLKFEEERPYLHIAATLGINEPLARKRVELLRKKLRDELA; from the coding sequence ATGACCACTTCGAACCAGCACGCTGCTCCGCCGCCCGAGACCCCGGCCCAGCAGCTTGATCGCACCTGGCGGGAAATGCAGGGGAAATTGCGGCGTCGCGCGCGCCTGTTGTGCAAGGGTGACATTCACCGTGCCGACGAGCTGCTGTCCGACACCGCACTGAAGGTCCACATCTATCTGCAGCGTACGCCCGAACGCGTCCGGAACCTGTCCGGCTTTCTCTTCCTGGCGCTGAACCACGCGTTCCTCGACGGCGCGCGACGCCGCCTGCGCGAGAACGGCCTGCTCGAATTCGACCCGGGCTGGGACGACGATCACGCCGTCGAGCTGGCCGGCCATACGCCGTCGGCGGAACAGCAGTTGTTGCTCAGGCAGCAGCTGCTGCGTCTCGAGCAGGCGCTGTCCGCGCTGCCGCCGCATCAGCAGCAGCTGTTCACGCTGAAGTTCGAGGAGGAGCGGCCCTATCTGCACATCGCGGCGACGCTCGGCATCAACGAGCCGCTTGCCAGAAAACGCGTCGAGCTGCTGCGCAAGAAGTTGCGCGACGAACTTGCCTGA
- a CDS encoding Crp/Fnr family transcriptional regulator — MPAPADVQTLRDISILHGLPESLLIHIERHATHWPEHGNRLLFFKGDPGDFIAFVHRGRIYKTLHEPGGREIILGHSMPGELVDESALIHAHRRSFTAQLSPDCRISLLHRQHFAPLRANADLMARIHEQLCRHIQQLSDFVESACLYRLDARVARHLLNRVQEGDLEVPLPENQSILAAMLNASRPRLNSSLQKMQRDGLIRLHDHGVTIEKPDLLRYIVDAN, encoded by the coding sequence ATGCCTGCCCCCGCTGACGTTCAAACGCTGCGTGACATATCGATACTCCACGGACTTCCCGAAAGCCTGCTCATCCATATCGAGCGGCATGCCACGCACTGGCCCGAGCACGGCAACCGTTTGCTTTTCTTCAAGGGCGACCCCGGCGACTTCATCGCGTTCGTGCATCGCGGCCGCATCTACAAGACCTTGCATGAGCCGGGCGGGCGCGAAATCATCCTCGGCCACTCGATGCCGGGCGAACTCGTCGACGAGAGCGCGCTGATTCACGCGCACCGGCGCAGCTTCACGGCCCAGCTGAGCCCCGACTGCCGCATTTCGCTGCTGCATCGCCAGCATTTCGCGCCGCTGCGCGCCAACGCGGACCTGATGGCGCGCATCCACGAGCAGCTGTGCCGGCACATCCAGCAACTGAGCGACTTCGTCGAATCGGCGTGCCTGTACCGGCTCGACGCCAGGGTCGCGCGCCATCTGTTGAACCGCGTGCAGGAGGGAGATCTCGAGGTGCCGCTGCCGGAGAACCAGAGCATCCTCGCCGCGATGCTCAACGCCAGCCGGCCGCGCTTGAACAGCAGCCTGCAGAAGATGCAGCGCGACGGGCTGATCCGGCTTCACGACCACGGCGTGACGATCGAGAAGCCGGATCTGCTCCGGTACATCGTCGATGCCAATTGA
- a CDS encoding RebB family R body protein has protein sequence MPEHVSAAITDAVTQANVKVVGEAPAVALGTLMQSNSHASSIMLHNAVQMQANQAMSNLAATTVGVMQLYAGSPVGAASAARASSDNVSSQLAAVAQLVSAISRWRG, from the coding sequence ATGCCGGAACACGTCTCTGCCGCGATCACCGATGCCGTCACGCAGGCCAACGTCAAGGTGGTGGGCGAAGCGCCCGCCGTGGCGCTGGGCACGCTCATGCAGTCGAACAGCCATGCGTCGTCGATCATGCTGCACAACGCGGTGCAGATGCAGGCGAATCAGGCGATGTCCAACCTCGCGGCCACGACCGTCGGCGTCATGCAGCTCTACGCCGGCTCGCCGGTGGGCGCGGCCAGCGCGGCACGCGCATCGAGCGACAACGTTTCATCGCAGCTGGCCGCCGTCGCGCAGCTGGTGAGCGCGATCAGCCGCTGGCGCGGCTGA
- a CDS encoding RebB family R body protein produces MGDTTTPTPTPCNCKACGVNAAITDAVTQTNVKVVGEAPAMATGSLYQAQSHSLSVLFENAVQQQSQSAVQLPTSTNVGTMQLYTLGSASAGAAATEIGSSGVLSVLADVLALGKALV; encoded by the coding sequence ATGGGCGATACGACCACCCCCACGCCGACCCCCTGCAACTGCAAGGCATGCGGGGTCAACGCCGCGATCACCGACGCGGTCACGCAGACCAACGTCAAGGTGGTCGGCGAAGCGCCGGCGATGGCGACGGGCTCGCTGTACCAGGCCCAGAGCCATTCGCTGAGCGTGCTGTTCGAGAACGCGGTGCAGCAGCAGTCGCAGTCGGCGGTGCAGCTGCCGACCTCGACCAACGTCGGCACGATGCAGCTCTACACGCTCGGGTCGGCCAGCGCCGGCGCCGCCGCGACGGAGATCGGCTCGAGCGGCGTGCTGTCCGTGCTGGCCGACGTGCTCGCGCTCGGCAAGGCGCTTGTCTGA
- a CDS encoding RebB family R body protein, giving the protein MTDTCQVCQVNPAITDAVTQVNVKVVGEAPAMAMGSLYQAQSHSLSILFENAVQQQSQAAIQSQTSTNVGTMQLYTIGPESAGAAATEIGANGIISVLADVIALGKAMTNG; this is encoded by the coding sequence ATGACTGATACGTGCCAAGTGTGCCAGGTCAATCCCGCGATTACCGATGCGGTCACGCAGGTCAACGTCAAGGTGGTCGGGGAAGCGCCGGCAATGGCGATGGGCTCGCTGTACCAGGCCCAGAGCCATTCGCTGAGCATCCTGTTCGAGAACGCGGTGCAGCAGCAATCGCAGGCCGCGATCCAGTCGCAGACGTCGACGAACGTGGGGACGATGCAGCTCTACACGATCGGGCCGGAAAGCGCGGGCGCGGCGGCCACCGAAATCGGCGCGAACGGGATCATCTCCGTGCTGGCCGACGTGATCGCGCTCGGCAAGGCGATGACCAACGGCTAA
- a CDS encoding 2-aminoethylphosphonate--pyruvate transaminase: MSGQHHFLMTPGPLALSDEVKAQMQFDMGSRDASFKHITASVRERLLDLIDGTGTHSVVPIQGSGSYGMEAALASFVAAGDRPLVCINGIYGERILKILRLRGVQAVSMTTPSDQPLSVADVAAQLVKDPAITHLCFVHCETTTGVLNPLDALVALARRHGVLSIVDAMSSFGATDISARRTAFDVLVTSSNKCIEGPPGVAFVFASRELLTRRAEPVNSFVLDVRDQWRSFEQTDEWRSTPPTHVIQACAKALEVLAREGVQRRGERYAAVRDEIVRATERYATPLLDAQVRSPVCLTLRAEGVIDTQQDFDALYAHLANYNLYIYSKLHLPTRSFRIGCIGSIRPAWIQLLSTAFRDFFAAAEPARKARLHPEAEFVKEAL; the protein is encoded by the coding sequence ATGTCGGGACAGCATCATTTTCTTATGACCCCGGGCCCGCTGGCCCTGAGCGACGAAGTCAAGGCGCAGATGCAGTTCGACATGGGCTCGCGCGACGCCAGTTTCAAGCACATCACGGCATCGGTGCGCGAGCGGCTGCTCGACCTGATCGACGGCACCGGCACCCATTCGGTGGTGCCGATCCAGGGCAGCGGCTCCTACGGCATGGAGGCCGCGCTCGCCTCGTTCGTCGCGGCCGGCGACCGGCCGCTCGTCTGCATCAACGGCATCTACGGCGAGCGCATCCTGAAGATCCTGCGGCTGCGCGGCGTGCAGGCCGTGAGCATGACCACGCCGAGCGACCAGCCGCTGTCGGTCGCCGACGTCGCCGCGCAGCTCGTGAAGGATCCCGCGATCACCCACCTCTGCTTCGTGCATTGCGAAACCACCACCGGCGTGCTCAATCCGCTCGACGCGCTGGTGGCGCTGGCCCGCCGGCACGGCGTGCTCAGCATCGTCGACGCGATGAGTTCGTTCGGCGCCACCGACATCAGCGCGCGGCGCACCGCGTTCGACGTGCTGGTGACCTCGAGCAACAAGTGCATCGAGGGGCCGCCCGGCGTGGCCTTCGTGTTCGCCTCGCGCGAGCTGCTGACGCGCCGCGCCGAGCCGGTGAATTCGTTCGTGCTCGACGTGCGCGACCAGTGGCGCAGCTTCGAGCAGACCGACGAGTGGCGCTCCACGCCGCCCACCCATGTGATCCAGGCCTGCGCGAAGGCACTCGAAGTGCTGGCCCGCGAGGGCGTGCAGCGGCGCGGCGAACGCTATGCGGCGGTGCGCGACGAGATCGTGCGCGCCACCGAACGCTACGCCACGCCGCTGCTCGACGCGCAGGTGCGCTCGCCGGTATGCCTGACGCTCAGGGCCGAGGGCGTGATCGACACGCAGCAGGATTTCGACGCGCTCTACGCGCACCTGGCCAATTACAACCTCTACATCTACTCGAAGCTGCACCTGCCCACGCGCAGCTTCCGGATCGGCTGCATCGGCTCGATCCGGCCGGCCTGGATCCAGCTGCTGTCCACCGCGTTTCGCGACTTCTTCGCCGCGGCCGAGCCCGCGCGGAAAGCGCGCCTTCATCCCGAAGCCGAATTCGTCAAAGAGGCCCTGTGA
- a CDS encoding O-acetylhomoserine aminocarboxypropyltransferase/cysteine synthase family protein, whose translation MSRIPQHAELSRDTALLHAGYRHDPVTKAVSVPIYQSTAYELDGDLAKIADIYNVKEDGFTYTRIINPTTRVLEKRYAAVDGAGDSLAVASGQAATFLALANLSSGRPGDNVVASKYLYGNSWNLLFNTFKRLGIEARSADPREPSSFESQIDGRTIALFGETFSNPCLIPLPVPQLAEIGRRHGVPLVVDNTTTPLVTRPGALGAAITTYSATKYLCGHGTTLGGLIVDNGHAGFDDAARFPLFNGPDEAHGDIVWRDALAGLGDLGASAYLLKARMTWLRDTGAAISPFASFQLIQSLETLHLRMQRHCENAAAVAAFLAKHPKVRRVSYPGLATGREREIVDELVDRRVGHGAMIMFELDNEAAGRAFIQNIELLYHVSNVGDARTLVTHPVSTTHTTVPRDKREAAGIFDGSIRLCVGIEHVDDVIADLQRGLAAV comes from the coding sequence ATGTCACGCATTCCCCAGCACGCCGAACTGTCGCGAGATACCGCGCTCCTGCACGCCGGCTACCGGCACGATCCCGTCACCAAGGCCGTGTCGGTGCCGATCTACCAGTCCACGGCCTACGAACTCGACGGTGATCTGGCGAAGATCGCCGACATCTACAACGTGAAGGAAGACGGCTTCACCTACACGCGCATCATCAACCCCACCACGCGCGTGCTGGAGAAGCGCTACGCGGCCGTGGACGGCGCCGGCGACTCGCTCGCCGTGGCCTCGGGCCAGGCCGCCACCTTCCTCGCGCTGGCCAACCTGTCGAGCGGCCGGCCCGGCGACAACGTGGTGGCGTCCAAATATCTGTACGGCAACTCGTGGAACCTGCTGTTCAACACCTTCAAGCGACTCGGCATCGAGGCGCGTTCGGCCGACCCGCGCGAGCCCTCGTCGTTCGAATCGCAGATCGACGGGCGCACCATCGCGCTGTTCGGCGAGACGTTCTCGAACCCGTGCCTGATTCCGCTGCCGGTCCCGCAGCTGGCCGAGATCGGCCGGCGCCACGGCGTGCCGCTGGTGGTCGACAACACCACCACGCCGCTGGTGACGCGCCCCGGCGCGCTCGGCGCGGCCATCACCACCTACTCGGCCACCAAGTACCTGTGCGGCCACGGCACCACGCTCGGCGGCCTGATCGTCGACAACGGCCACGCCGGCTTCGACGATGCCGCGCGCTTCCCGCTGTTCAACGGGCCGGACGAGGCGCACGGCGACATCGTCTGGCGCGACGCGCTGGCCGGGCTCGGCGACCTCGGCGCGAGCGCCTACCTGCTGAAGGCGCGCATGACCTGGCTGCGCGACACGGGCGCCGCGATCAGCCCGTTCGCGAGCTTCCAGCTGATCCAGAGCCTCGAAACGCTGCACCTGCGCATGCAGCGGCACTGCGAGAACGCCGCCGCGGTGGCCGCGTTCCTCGCGAAACATCCGAAGGTGCGGCGCGTGTCGTACCCGGGCCTGGCCACCGGACGCGAACGCGAGATCGTCGACGAACTGGTGGACCGGCGCGTCGGCCACGGCGCGATGATCATGTTCGAACTCGACAACGAGGCCGCCGGCCGCGCCTTCATCCAGAACATCGAGCTGCTGTACCACGTCTCGAACGTCGGCGACGCGCGCACGCTCGTCACGCATCCGGTCTCGACCACGCACACCACCGTGCCGCGCGACAAGCGCGAGGCGGCCGGCATCTTCGACGGCTCGATCCGCCTCTGCGTCGGCATCGAGCACGTCGACGACGTGATCGCCGACCTGCAGCGCGGGCTCGCCGCCGTCTGA